In the genome of Calothrix sp. PCC 6303, the window TCTGCGAATCATCCCAAACATCTGGTAATACTTCGGAAACATAGTTAGTGGATGTAGGAGGTGTAGCTTCAGCTTTTGTGGTGTCTTGAATTTCCTGATTTTGATTGGTTTGTTGATCATCTGTATTGGCAAACCTTGACAATAAACCAGCACCTGCACCAGCAGCTAGTGCATCTACGCCAGATGAACTAAGATCTACATTATCGAGTAAATTTGAATGTCCTGGTGGTAAATCATCAACAGGGGAAATTTCGACATTAGGTATATCTGCGTTGAGAGTGTCCACTGAGTCACCCTGTGGCATACCAGTTAAGCCAGTGTAGGGCATAACGACAGCGGCGGGTTCTTCTAAGTCTGAAGAAATTTCCGTGTTAATTTCTGTGTTATTTGTAGTGACACTTTCTATATCATGATTGCTATCTTCAGTAACTGGATTACCTAAACGCGACCATAAACTAACTCCAGCAGCACCACCTGCTATTGCAGCAGTAGTTCCCAAAACTGCACCAGAAAGATCAGAGTTACTAGTTGTTAACTCACGCTCACCTACTGGTAAAACTGTATTAGTAGCTCCTTGTATGGGTAAGGTTGTGGCAGGTGCAATGGTCTGTTGTGGCTCTTTTTCTTTTTTCCCTTTTCCACCAATTAACCACCATAATAAACCCAAGGCTGCTACGGGTAAAGCTAGCCACCATAAGGGGAAAGGTGTAGTTTCACTTCCACCAGCAGCAGTCTCTGAAGTACCTTGAACAAATGCTTGGTTCCCGTTATTGGTTACGGTGGTGGTAGTTCCCCCATCAGGAGAGGTTACTGTGGTGGATGTAGTGGTATTAGTGTTAGTTACTGCTTCGGTAGTGGGGGAAACTGTCACTCCAGGTGTAGCAGTTGTGGCTGGTGCCTGTGCTGGTGCCTGTGCTACAGTTTGAGCTACAGCTGTTGCTTCAGCGGTTCTTGCTGCTTCTACAGCAATTTTTCCTGGTTCCGCACCTGCAAAACCCAAAAAGCTAGCTACAGGTGCTGTGGGGTTTTTCTTGAAAACATACACCAGCGGTTGAGAAAAAGGATACTTAGGATTATCTGGTAGGGTTTGGTGTAATTTGAGTACACGCAGTCCTGGAACCTGTGAAATCTGATTAGCGATCGCATAACCGATCCCATCCTTACCTAATTGTTTCACCAATAGGGCAGTATCGTCTTGTTTGAGTTGAGTTGCATTTGCACCAGTGGCAAATTTTGCCGATTGAAAAGACGGATAATTCCGTAAAGCTTCGCGGGTATCACTATCGTTAGGACGATCGATAAAACGGATTTTACCTTTAGCACCGCCCAATTGTGACCAATCGGTAATTTCACCTCGAAAAATTTTGGCGAATTGCTGGTTAGTTAAATTACCTTTGAAAGGATTTTTTTCCCCAACAACGATACCAATTTTTTCACGTCGTAAGCGAAATTGCTCTAGTCCTTTGCTTTGTTCTTGTGGTGTCAAACCACGTCCAATGGCTGCTATATCAACGTTTTTTCCATCAAGCAGAGTCTTTAGGGCTGCATTTGTACCGTTGGTTGTAATATTAACTTTCGTACCTGGGTACTGCTGCTCATATTTTTGTTTGAGGTTGTCGTTAATCCGCGCCATACTACTGGAACCATCAATGTTGACAGTGGTACCAGTGGGAACCGCTTTAGGTAAAGGAAACGACGGTTCTGGACTTGGCGATTGTGCTACTACTAAGGGAGAAAAAA includes:
- a CDS encoding substrate-binding domain-containing protein — translated: MWQKEKKYSSIVSIAFLLTLASQPLVTTFFFSPLVVAQSPSPEPSFPLPKAVPTGTTVNIDGSSSMARINDNLKQKYEQQYPGTKVNITTNGTNAALKTLLDGKNVDIAAIGRGLTPQEQSKGLEQFRLRREKIGIVVGEKNPFKGNLTNQQFAKIFRGEITDWSQLGGAKGKIRFIDRPNDSDTREALRNYPSFQSAKFATGANATQLKQDDTALLVKQLGKDGIGYAIANQISQVPGLRVLKLHQTLPDNPKYPFSQPLVYVFKKNPTAPVASFLGFAGAEPGKIAVEAARTAEATAVAQTVAQAPAQAPATTATPGVTVSPTTEAVTNTNTTTSTTVTSPDGGTTTTVTNNGNQAFVQGTSETAAGGSETTPFPLWWLALPVAALGLLWWLIGGKGKKEKEPQQTIAPATTLPIQGATNTVLPVGERELTTSNSDLSGAVLGTTAAIAGGAAGVSLWSRLGNPVTEDSNHDIESVTTNNTEINTEISSDLEEPAAVVMPYTGLTGMPQGDSVDTLNADIPNVEISPVDDLPPGHSNLLDNVDLSSSGVDALAAGAGAGLLSRFANTDDQQTNQNQEIQDTTKAEATPPTSTNYVSEVLPDVWDDSQTNNSGNISSSEIIVEDDQFPVISEVPEINTVQDTNLLAVDEPQPEANWLDNITSTDNTTAAGIAGVAGVAGAGAALWNQFANRDNEQNNPEPIVNPETQVNTWVDNSTESGLDLNTVADAAEFPQDAAALDTEASNIPDFQVNEDPNPIALAGGAAAVAGTGAALLSNFSNSPQTPTVVQTVDTIQPNQPHSQSGNIILTPRTPKWAYASWHVSDAEKEILRQQGGSQMTLRLYDVTGIDLSYQEPQLIQQHECQEVTEDRFVAIPVSDRDYMIELGYLTDDSRWLPLTRSSIVRVFSRPHDEFWFETDAELIIHGATKPGSNVSIAGHPIKLKSDGTFHLRVPFTEELLDYVMKSVAVDGDKDKTVHVRFSQNESQK